In one Salipiger abyssi genomic region, the following are encoded:
- a CDS encoding ABC transporter ATP-binding protein, with the protein MAQTVFAPWTDPQQTPLIEFRNVTKRFGDFTAIDSLSLDIYEREFFALLGPSGCGKTTMMRMLAGFETISDGEITLGGQNISATPPNKRPVNMMFQSYALFPHLSIWENIAFGLKRESRDKDAIAARVEEMLRLTRLTKFAKRKPHQISGGQRQRVALARSLAKAPKLLLLDEPLGALDKKLREETQFELMDIQEKTGTTFVIVTHDQEEAMTVASRIAVMDEGRLVQVATPPVIYEQPNSVYVAGFLGDVTVLEGKARKAGDVYELDWAEGQPPLRCASPLTLSNGQTGYVAVRPEKVEIHRNRPEDDNVLRGKVIDIGYLGNLSTYHVELGNGQIIKAQNFNTERDTRRSFTWEDDVWVNWTDRCGVLLEG; encoded by the coding sequence ATGGCCCAGACCGTATTCGCCCCGTGGACCGATCCCCAGCAGACCCCGCTGATCGAGTTCCGCAACGTGACCAAGCGCTTTGGCGATTTCACCGCCATCGACAGCCTGTCGCTCGATATCTACGAACGCGAGTTCTTCGCGCTGCTCGGCCCCTCGGGCTGTGGCAAGACCACGATGATGCGGATGCTTGCCGGGTTCGAGACGATCTCGGACGGCGAGATCACCCTCGGCGGCCAGAACATCAGCGCCACCCCGCCCAACAAGCGCCCGGTGAACATGATGTTCCAGAGCTATGCGCTCTTCCCGCATCTGTCGATCTGGGAGAATATCGCCTTCGGCCTAAAGCGCGAGAGCCGCGACAAGGACGCCATTGCCGCCCGCGTGGAGGAGATGCTGCGCCTCACCCGGCTGACCAAGTTCGCCAAGCGCAAGCCGCACCAGATTTCCGGCGGCCAGCGCCAGCGCGTGGCGCTGGCCCGCTCGCTCGCCAAGGCGCCCAAGCTCTTGCTGCTCGACGAGCCGCTGGGCGCGCTCGACAAGAAGCTGCGCGAAGAGACGCAGTTCGAGCTCATGGACATTCAGGAAAAGACCGGCACCACCTTCGTGATCGTCACCCACGATCAGGAGGAGGCAATGACCGTCGCCTCCCGCATCGCGGTGATGGACGAGGGGCGGCTGGTGCAGGTCGCCACCCCGCCGGTGATCTACGAACAGCCGAATTCGGTCTATGTGGCGGGCTTTCTCGGCGATGTGACCGTGCTCGAAGGCAAGGCGCGCAAGGCCGGCGATGTCTACGAGCTCGACTGGGCCGAGGGCCAGCCGCCGCTGCGCTGCGCCTCGCCGCTGACCCTGTCGAACGGCCAGACCGGTTATGTGGCGGTGCGGCCCGAAAAGGTCGAGATTCACCGCAACAGGCCCGAGGACGACAATGTCCTGCGCGGCAAGGTGATCGACATCGGCTATCTCGGCAACCTCTCGACCTACCATGTGGAGCTCGGCAACGGGCAGATCATCAAGGCGCAGAATTTCAACACCGAACGCGACACGCGGCGCAGCTTCACGTGGGAAGACGATGTCTGGGTGAACTGGACGGACCGCTGCGGCGTGCTGCTGGAGGGCTGA
- the mutL gene encoding DNA mismatch repair endonuclease MutL, with protein MNTFSPNIRPVIRQLDEAAINRIAAGEVVERPSSAVKELVENAIDAGARRITVEVADGGKTLIRVSDDGCGMSPQELPLALARHATSKIDGSDLLNIHSFGFRGEALPSLGAVGRLMIQSRAAGEEGAELSVSGGQISAVKPCALNGGTVVTLRDLFFATPARLKFLRSDRAEMMAISEVIKRLAMAEPSVGFTLRDVSEGKDRTTFRADPCSGDLFDALRGRLAQVMGAEFTDNALSIDAEREEIRLTGLAALPTYSRGTSVAQYLFVNGRPVQDKLLHGALRGAYADFLSRERHPAVALFVDCDPHKVDVNVHPAKSEVRFRDPGVVRGLIVSALRHALAEAGHRASSTVAGATLGAMRPEPSGPPRVYQMDRPSQGALSTAWKAQAPMPAPQPPEAGFAEMAQDYSGRVDPVEEAPQGADESHPLGAARGQVHENYIIAQTGDGIVIVDQHAAHERLVYEKLKHQMAERGVAAQALLIPEIVEFSADDLSRLLSISGDLARMGLSIEPFGGSAVAVRETPAILGEVNAKALLSDILDELADYGSSQLVQEKIEAILSRVACHGSIRSGRRMRAEEMNALLREMEATPHSGQCNHGRPTYVELKLSDIERLFGRT; from the coding sequence ATGAATACGTTTAGCCCCAATATCCGCCCTGTCATCCGCCAGCTCGACGAGGCCGCGATCAACCGGATCGCGGCGGGCGAGGTGGTGGAGCGGCCTTCCTCGGCGGTCAAGGAGCTGGTCGAGAACGCCATCGACGCGGGCGCGCGGCGGATCACGGTCGAGGTGGCGGACGGTGGCAAGACCCTGATCCGGGTCAGCGACGACGGCTGCGGTATGTCGCCCCAGGAGCTGCCGCTGGCGCTGGCGCGCCATGCCACCTCCAAGATCGACGGCAGCGATCTGCTCAACATCCACAGCTTCGGCTTTCGTGGCGAGGCGCTGCCGTCTCTGGGCGCCGTCGGGCGGCTGATGATCCAGAGCCGCGCCGCGGGCGAGGAGGGGGCAGAGCTCTCGGTCTCCGGCGGGCAGATCTCCGCCGTCAAACCCTGCGCGCTGAACGGCGGCACGGTGGTCACGCTGCGCGATCTGTTCTTCGCCACGCCGGCGCGGCTGAAATTCCTGCGCAGCGACCGCGCCGAGATGATGGCGATTTCCGAGGTGATCAAGCGGCTGGCCATGGCCGAGCCCTCGGTGGGCTTTACCCTGCGCGATGTGAGCGAGGGCAAGGATCGCACCACCTTCCGCGCCGATCCCTGCTCGGGCGATCTTTTCGATGCGCTGCGCGGGCGGCTGGCGCAGGTGATGGGGGCGGAGTTCACCGACAATGCGCTGTCCATCGACGCGGAGCGCGAGGAGATTCGGCTGACCGGTCTCGCGGCGCTGCCGACCTATTCGCGCGGCACCTCGGTGGCGCAATATCTCTTCGTCAACGGGCGCCCGGTGCAGGACAAGCTGCTGCATGGCGCGCTGCGCGGCGCCTATGCGGATTTCCTCAGCCGCGAGCGGCACCCGGCGGTGGCGCTGTTTGTGGATTGTGATCCGCACAAGGTGGATGTGAACGTGCACCCGGCGAAATCCGAGGTGCGGTTCCGCGATCCCGGCGTGGTGCGCGGGCTGATCGTCTCGGCGCTGCGCCATGCGCTGGCCGAGGCCGGGCACCGCGCGTCGAGCACCGTGGCGGGCGCCACGCTTGGGGCGATGCGCCCCGAGCCCTCCGGCCCGCCGCGTGTCTACCAGATGGATCGGCCCTCGCAGGGCGCGCTCTCCACCGCGTGGAAAGCACAGGCGCCGATGCCCGCGCCGCAGCCGCCCGAGGCGGGGTTTGCCGAGATGGCGCAGGACTATTCCGGCCGCGTCGACCCGGTCGAAGAGGCGCCGCAAGGGGCCGATGAGAGCCACCCGCTGGGCGCCGCGCGCGGCCAGGTGCACGAGAATTACATCATCGCCCAGACCGGCGACGGCATCGTCATCGTCGACCAGCACGCCGCGCATGAACGGCTCGTCTATGAAAAGCTGAAACACCAGATGGCCGAGCGCGGCGTCGCCGCCCAGGCGCTGCTGATCCCCGAGATTGTCGAGTTCTCCGCCGACGACCTGTCGCGGCTGCTGTCGATCTCCGGGGATCTCGCCCGCATGGGGCTCAGCATCGAGCCCTTCGGCGGCAGCGCTGTCGCCGTGCGCGAAACCCCGGCGATTCTGGGCGAGGTCAACGCCAAGGCGCTGCTTTCCGACATTCTCGACGAGCTGGCGGATTACGGCAGCTCGCAACTGGTTCAGGAGAAAATCGAGGCGATCCTCTCCCGCGTCGCCTGTCACGGCTCGATCCGCTCGGGCCGCCGCATGCGCGCCGAGGAGATGAACGCGCTCCTGCGCGAGATGGAGGCGACGCCGCATTCCGGCCAGTGCAACCATGGCCGGCCCACCTATGTGGAGCTGAAACTCTCCGATATCGAGCGGCTTTTCGGGCGCACATGA
- a CDS encoding ABC transporter permease subunit: MRRFALIAVPYLWLLVLFLVPFVIVLKISLSDVALARPPYMPQLDLSTGWEGLKAFFAELDFENFTFLTTDDLYWKAYLSSLKIAAISTLLTLAVGYPIAYGMARAAPEWRPTLLMLVILPFWTSFLIRVYSWMGILSTEGVLNTVLLKIGIISEPLMIMNTPTAVYIGIVYTYLPFMVLPIYSALEKMDESLIEAAEDLGCSKLAAFWLVTWPLSKNGIVAGSFLVFIPALGEFVIPSLLGGSGTLMIGKVLWEEFFNNRDWPVASAVAVILLLILIVPIVLFQRNEQKAREAEG; encoded by the coding sequence ATGCGCCGCTTCGCCCTCATCGCCGTGCCCTATCTCTGGCTGCTGGTGCTGTTCCTCGTCCCCTTCGTGATCGTACTCAAGATCTCGCTCTCGGACGTGGCGCTGGCGCGGCCGCCCTATATGCCGCAGCTCGACCTCTCCACCGGCTGGGAGGGCCTCAAGGCGTTCTTCGCCGAGCTGGATTTCGAGAATTTCACCTTCCTGACCACCGACGATCTCTACTGGAAGGCCTATCTCAGCTCGCTCAAGATCGCCGCCATTTCGACCCTGCTGACCCTCGCGGTGGGCTATCCCATCGCCTACGGCATGGCCCGCGCCGCGCCCGAATGGCGCCCGACCCTGCTGATGCTGGTGATCCTGCCGTTCTGGACCTCCTTCCTGATCCGCGTCTATTCCTGGATGGGCATCCTCTCCACCGAGGGCGTGCTGAACACGGTGCTGCTCAAGATCGGGATCATCTCGGAACCGCTGATGATCATGAACACGCCCACGGCGGTCTATATCGGCATCGTCTACACCTACCTGCCCTTCATGGTGCTGCCGATCTATTCGGCGCTGGAAAAGATGGACGAGAGCCTGATCGAGGCCGCCGAGGATCTCGGCTGCTCCAAACTCGCGGCCTTCTGGCTGGTCACCTGGCCGCTGTCGAAAAACGGCATCGTCGCCGGCAGTTTTCTGGTCTTCATCCCGGCGCTCGGCGAATTCGTCATCCCCTCGCTGCTCGGCGGCTCCGGCACGCTGATGATCGGCAAGGTGCTCTGGGAAGAGTTCTTCAACAACCGTGACTGGCCGGTGGCCTCGGCGGTTGCGGTGATCCTGCTGCTGATCCTGATCGTCCCCATCGTGCTGTTCCAGCGCAACGAGCAGAAGGCACGGGAGGCGGAAGGATGA
- a CDS encoding aspartate aminotransferase family protein, which produces MTLISPNAPTAELQALDAAHHMHPFTTGADLAKKGARVITRAEGCWLTDSEGERILDGMAGLWCVNIGYGRKELAAAAARQMEELPYYNTFFQTTHVPAIQLSARLAELAPGDLNHVFYASSGSEANDTNIRLVRTYCAEKGQPERKVIISRWNAYHGSSVGSASLGGMKGMHGQGGVIPDVHHIDQPDWWAEGGDLSPEEFGLERARQLEAAIEEIGPEKVAAFIAEPVQGAGGVIVPPETYWPEIQRIVKKYGILLIADEVICGFGRTGNWFGSQTMGITPDIMTIAKGLSSGYQPIGGSVLSDEVASVISGTEFNHGYTYSGHPVACAVALENLRILDEEGIVARVRDETGPYLKEKFESLAEHPLVGEAKIVGFMGSLALTPDKAARAPFASDAGTVGYICRERCFANNLVMRHVGDRMIISPPLVLSKSEIDTLIERAWRSLDECHAALKSDGLMVAGTRG; this is translated from the coding sequence ATGACGCTCATTTCTCCCAACGCGCCCACCGCCGAATTGCAGGCGCTGGACGCCGCCCACCACATGCACCCCTTCACCACCGGTGCCGATCTTGCGAAAAAGGGCGCGCGGGTGATCACCCGTGCCGAAGGCTGCTGGCTCACCGACAGCGAGGGTGAGCGTATCCTCGACGGCATGGCCGGGCTCTGGTGCGTGAATATCGGCTACGGGCGCAAGGAACTGGCCGCCGCCGCCGCGCGCCAGATGGAAGAGCTGCCCTATTACAACACCTTCTTCCAGACCACCCATGTGCCGGCGATCCAGCTCTCGGCGCGGCTGGCAGAGCTGGCGCCGGGCGATCTCAACCATGTCTTCTATGCCTCCTCCGGGTCCGAGGCGAACGACACCAATATCCGTCTGGTGCGCACCTACTGTGCCGAAAAGGGCCAGCCCGAGCGCAAGGTGATCATCTCGCGCTGGAACGCCTATCACGGCTCCTCGGTGGGCTCGGCGAGCCTCGGCGGCATGAAGGGCATGCACGGGCAGGGCGGGGTGATTCCCGATGTGCATCATATCGACCAGCCGGACTGGTGGGCCGAGGGCGGCGACTTGAGCCCCGAGGAGTTCGGCTTGGAACGCGCCCGCCAGCTCGAGGCGGCGATCGAGGAGATCGGGCCAGAGAAGGTCGCGGCCTTTATCGCCGAGCCGGTGCAGGGCGCCGGCGGCGTGATCGTGCCGCCCGAGACCTACTGGCCGGAAATCCAGCGCATCGTGAAGAAATACGGCATCCTGCTGATAGCCGACGAGGTGATCTGCGGTTTCGGACGCACCGGCAACTGGTTCGGGTCGCAGACCATGGGCATCACGCCGGACATCATGACCATCGCCAAGGGGTTGAGCTCCGGCTATCAGCCCATCGGCGGCTCGGTCCTCTCGGACGAGGTGGCCTCGGTGATCTCGGGCACCGAATTCAACCACGGCTATACCTATTCCGGCCACCCGGTGGCCTGCGCCGTGGCGCTGGAGAACCTGCGCATTCTCGACGAGGAGGGTATCGTGGCCCGGGTGCGCGACGAAACCGGCCCCTATCTGAAGGAAAAGTTCGAATCGCTGGCCGAGCACCCGCTGGTGGGCGAGGCAAAGATCGTGGGCTTCATGGGCTCCCTCGCGCTCACCCCGGACAAGGCGGCGCGCGCGCCCTTCGCCTCGGATGCCGGCACCGTCGGCTATATCTGCCGCGAGCGCTGCTTTGCCAACAATCTGGTGATGCGCCATGTGGGCGACCGCATGATCATCTCGCCGCCGCTGGTGCTGAGCAAAAGCGAGATCGACACGCTGATCGAGCGCGCCTGGAGATCGCTCGACGAATGCCACGCGGCGCTCAAGTCCGACGGGCTGATGGTCGCGGGGACGCGCGGTTAA
- a CDS encoding rhodanese-like domain-containing protein, with the protein MKTEQVGDGILETWTVDEVAEAFDKNEIVLVDVRTPQEFMFEHVEGALLMPLAFFKAEKLPGQSDKRIVFHCGSGVRSERVARAALDAGFGRVAHMEGGFGAWKGAKKPYIGTNMATGAPHLVS; encoded by the coding sequence ATGAAAACCGAACAGGTCGGCGACGGCATTCTGGAAACCTGGACCGTCGACGAGGTCGCCGAGGCCTTCGACAAGAACGAGATCGTTCTGGTCGACGTACGCACCCCGCAGGAATTCATGTTCGAACATGTGGAAGGCGCGCTGCTGATGCCGCTGGCCTTCTTCAAGGCCGAAAAGCTGCCCGGGCAGAGCGACAAGCGCATCGTGTTCCATTGCGGCTCGGGCGTGCGCTCCGAGCGCGTGGCGCGCGCCGCGCTCGATGCCGGCTTTGGCCGCGTCGCCCATATGGAAGGCGGGTTCGGCGCGTGGAAAGGCGCCAAGAAGCCCTATATCGGCACCAATATGGCCACCGGCGCACCGCATCTGGTGAGCTAA
- a CDS encoding urate hydroxylase PuuD — translation MINFLAIESWIEFAVRWLHVITGIAWIGSSFYFIALDLGLHRDRNLASGADGEEWQVHGGGFYHIQKYLVAPDQMPGDLVWFKWESYVTWLSGFAMLVLVYYLGAEFYLVDPEVLDIPIWLGIVISLLSLSVGWICYDLLCKSKFGDDNTRLMLLLFVILVAMAWGYTQIFSGRAALLHLGAFTASIMTANVFFIIIPNQKVVVDDLINGRTPDPKYGKIAKQRSTHNNYLTLPVLFLMLSNHYPLAFASEYNWIIASLVFLMGVTIRHFFNTMHARKGTPYWTWLVTALLFIAIMWLSTANLPGEADWEAEAQGATLRYAQAEGFEDVQDIVLGRCSMCHSAEPGWDGLAWAPKGVHLDSAQGIAANARAIYLQAGLSRAMPPANLSFMEDSERAVIRRWFEAAGEG, via the coding sequence ATGATCAATTTTCTGGCAATCGAATCGTGGATCGAATTCGCCGTGCGCTGGCTGCATGTGATCACCGGCATCGCCTGGATCGGCTCGTCCTTCTATTTCATCGCGCTGGATCTCGGGCTGCATCGCGACCGCAACCTCGCCTCCGGCGCCGATGGCGAGGAATGGCAGGTGCATGGCGGCGGCTTCTACCACATCCAGAAATATCTCGTGGCGCCCGACCAAATGCCCGGCGATCTGGTCTGGTTCAAATGGGAAAGCTACGTCACCTGGCTGTCGGGCTTCGCCATGCTGGTGCTGGTCTATTACCTCGGCGCGGAGTTCTATCTGGTCGACCCTGAGGTGCTCGACATTCCGATCTGGCTCGGCATCGTCATCTCGCTGCTGTCGCTCTCGGTTGGCTGGATCTGCTACGACCTGCTGTGCAAATCGAAATTTGGCGACGACAACACGCGGCTGATGCTGCTGCTCTTCGTGATCCTGGTGGCCATGGCCTGGGGCTATACGCAGATATTCTCCGGACGCGCGGCGCTCTTGCATCTTGGCGCCTTCACCGCCTCGATCATGACCGCCAACGTGTTCTTCATCATCATTCCGAACCAGAAGGTGGTGGTGGACGATCTGATCAACGGGCGCACGCCCGATCCGAAATACGGCAAGATCGCCAAGCAGCGCTCGACCCATAACAACTACCTGACGCTGCCGGTGCTGTTTCTGATGCTGTCGAACCACTACCCGCTGGCCTTTGCCAGCGAATATAACTGGATCATCGCCAGCCTGGTTTTCCTGATGGGCGTCACCATCCGGCATTTCTTCAACACCATGCATGCGCGCAAGGGCACGCCCTACTGGACCTGGCTGGTCACGGCGCTGCTTTTCATCGCGATCATGTGGCTGTCGACGGCGAACCTGCCGGGCGAGGCGGATTGGGAGGCCGAGGCGCAGGGCGCTACGCTGCGCTATGCGCAGGCCGAAGGGTTCGAGGATGTGCAGGATATCGTGCTGGGCCGCTGCTCCATGTGCCACAGCGCCGAGCCGGGTTGGGACGGGCTGGCCTGGGCGCCCAAGGGCGTGCATCTGGACAGTGCGCAGGGCATCGCGGCCAATGCCAGGGCGATCTATCTTCAGGCCGGTCTGAGCCGTGCCATGCCGCCCGCCAACCTGTCCTTCATGGAGGACAGCGAACGCGCGGTCATCCGCCGCTGGTTCGAAGCGGCGGGCGAGGGCTGA
- a CDS encoding polyamine ABC transporter substrate-binding protein, translated as MKKPLLSFTATLALVAGMAQAEEVRVYNWSDYIDEDLLTKFEEETGLDLIYDVFDSNEVLETKMLAGGSGYDVVVPTGTFLQRQIMAGAFQKLDKSQLPNLENMWDVIADRTSKYDPGNEYSINYMWGTTGLGVNEAKVKELLGEDAPVTSWDLVFKPENMEKLAECGVMFLDAPAEMIPAALNYIGEDPDSHDPDVIAKAEDVYMPIRPYIQKFHSSEYINALANGDICVAVGWSGDVLQARDRAAEADNGVEISYYAPDEGAQMWFDQMAIPVDAPNPEGAHTFLNFIMDAQNMAAASNYVYYANGNLASQEYLEEDVIGDPAIYPTPAAMENTFTTTPYEPKVQRVVTRLWTKIKSGT; from the coding sequence ATGAAGAAACCCCTTCTGAGTTTCACCGCCACCCTCGCCCTGGTCGCCGGCATGGCCCAGGCCGAAGAGGTGCGCGTCTATAACTGGTCGGACTATATCGACGAGGATCTGCTGACCAAGTTCGAGGAGGAAACCGGCCTCGACCTGATCTACGACGTGTTCGACAGCAACGAGGTGCTCGAGACCAAGATGCTCGCCGGCGGCTCGGGCTACGATGTCGTGGTACCCACCGGCACCTTCCTGCAACGCCAGATCATGGCCGGCGCCTTCCAGAAGCTCGACAAGTCGCAGCTGCCCAATCTGGAAAACATGTGGGACGTGATCGCCGACCGGACGTCGAAATACGACCCCGGCAACGAATACTCGATCAACTACATGTGGGGCACCACCGGGCTCGGCGTGAACGAGGCCAAGGTCAAGGAACTGCTGGGCGAGGATGCGCCGGTGACCTCCTGGGATCTGGTCTTCAAGCCCGAGAACATGGAGAAGCTCGCCGAATGCGGCGTGATGTTCCTTGACGCGCCGGCCGAGATGATCCCCGCCGCGCTGAACTATATCGGCGAAGACCCCGACAGCCACGACCCCGACGTGATCGCCAAGGCCGAAGACGTCTATATGCCGATCCGGCCCTATATCCAGAAGTTCCACAGCTCGGAATACATCAACGCGCTGGCCAATGGCGATATCTGCGTCGCGGTGGGCTGGTCGGGCGACGTGCTTCAGGCCCGCGACCGTGCCGCCGAGGCCGACAACGGCGTCGAGATCTCCTATTACGCGCCGGACGAGGGTGCGCAGATGTGGTTCGACCAGATGGCGATTCCGGTCGACGCCCCGAACCCCGAGGGTGCCCACACCTTCCTGAACTTCATCATGGACGCGCAGAACATGGCCGCCGCGTCGAACTATGTCTACTACGCCAACGGCAACCTCGCCTCGCAGGAATATCTGGAAGAGGACGTGATCGGCGATCCGGCGATCTATCCGACGCCGGCGGCGATGGAGAACACCTTCACCACCACGCCCTATGAGCCGAAGGTGCAGCGTGTGGTGACGCGCCTCTGGACCAAGATCAAGTCGGGCACCTGA
- a CDS encoding ABC transporter permease yields the protein MRRFSWFNATSLTLGFAFLYLPMILLVIYSFNESRLVTVWAGFSTKWYGELFRDQEFLDAAWVTVKVAVFSSTLATILGTMAAYVLVRAGRFLGRTLFSGMIYAPLVMPEVITGLSLLLLFIGIGLDRGVFTIVLAHTTFSMCYVSVVVSSRLSSFDRSLEEAALDLGCSAFEAFRLVTLPIIAPAVISGWLLAFTLSLDDLVIASFTTGPSATTLPIKIFSAVRLGVSPQINALSTILIAIVTIGVITTSIITKRASQAQARDEQAAIRAED from the coding sequence ATGAGACGCTTCTCCTGGTTCAACGCCACCTCACTCACGCTGGGCTTTGCCTTCCTCTACCTGCCGATGATCCTGCTGGTCATCTACAGCTTCAACGAAAGCCGTCTGGTGACTGTCTGGGCGGGGTTCTCGACCAAATGGTATGGCGAGCTGTTCCGCGATCAGGAATTCCTCGATGCCGCATGGGTCACGGTCAAGGTCGCGGTGTTCTCCTCGACCCTCGCGACGATCCTCGGCACCATGGCCGCCTATGTGCTGGTGCGCGCGGGCCGTTTCCTGGGCCGCACCCTGTTTTCCGGCATGATCTATGCGCCGCTGGTCATGCCCGAGGTGATCACCGGCCTGTCGCTGCTGCTGCTCTTCATCGGCATCGGGCTCGACCGGGGCGTCTTTACCATCGTGCTGGCCCACACCACCTTTTCCATGTGCTACGTCTCGGTGGTGGTCTCCTCGCGGCTCAGCAGTTTCGACCGCTCGCTGGAGGAGGCGGCGCTGGATCTCGGCTGCTCGGCTTTCGAGGCGTTCCGGCTGGTCACCCTGCCGATCATCGCCCCCGCCGTGATCTCCGGCTGGCTGCTGGCCTTCACCCTGTCGCTCGACGATCTGGTCATCGCCAGCTTCACCACCGGCCCCTCGGCCACCACCCTGCCGATCAAGATCTTCTCGGCGGTGCGGCTGGGTGTCAGCCCGCAGATCAACGCGCTCTCGACCATCCTGATCGCCATCGTCACCATCGGCGTCATCACCACCTCGATCATCACCAAGCGTGCCTCGCAGGCGCAGGCGCGCGACGAACAGGCCGCGATCCGCGCCGAAGACTGA
- a CDS encoding GntR family transcriptional regulator, producing MVNIRAETAGLPAHEIVYRRLRDMILFGELAPGQPVTIQGLVERLETGMTPVREALRRLIAEGALVFQGNRRITVPVLDRAAIEELSLAREALEPQLARRAALRCDEAALARLTATDARLDAAIAKGDVTGYLVENHQFHAELNAVAEAPILTDLVEGLWLRFGPSLRVVCGQFGTRNLPDQHKAILAALAAQDPDAAAQAMQADVAQGMTQIAAGLPDSIDSK from the coding sequence ATGGTGAACATACGGGCAGAGACCGCGGGCCTTCCGGCGCATGAGATCGTCTATCGCCGGCTGCGCGACATGATTCTGTTTGGTGAGCTGGCGCCGGGTCAGCCGGTGACGATCCAGGGGCTGGTGGAGCGGCTGGAGACCGGCATGACCCCGGTGCGCGAGGCGCTGCGCCGGCTGATCGCCGAAGGTGCGCTGGTGTTTCAGGGCAACCGGCGGATCACCGTGCCCGTGCTCGACCGTGCGGCCATCGAAGAGCTGTCTCTGGCGCGCGAGGCGCTCGAACCGCAGCTTGCCAGACGCGCCGCGCTGCGCTGCGACGAGGCTGCGCTGGCGCGGCTGACCGCCACCGATGCGCGGCTCGACGCGGCCATCGCCAAGGGCGATGTCACCGGCTATCTGGTCGAGAATCATCAATTCCATGCCGAGCTCAACGCGGTGGCCGAGGCGCCGATCCTCACCGATCTGGTCGAGGGGCTCTGGCTGCGCTTCGGGCCGTCGCTGCGGGTGGTCTGCGGTCAGTTCGGCACGCGCAACCTGCCCGATCAGCACAAGGCCATTCTCGCCGCGCTCGCCGCCCAAGACCCCGACGCCGCCGCGCAGGCGATGCAGGCGGATGTCGCGCAGGGAATGACGCAGATCGCCGCCGGTTTGCCTGATTCGATTGACAGTAAATAA